In Hymenobacter sublimis, a single genomic region encodes these proteins:
- a CDS encoding outer membrane protein assembly factor BamD, which yields MLSFRPTFFVLLLSTLLLGSCTGYQKLLKSTDVNKKYEAAIQYYEKGDFFKAGTLLEELIPLLKGRPEAEKAQFYFANTNFRQRNYTLSAYYFKTFYETYPNSSFAEEAAFMQAKSLFRDSPDFQLDQTNTYSALEVIQDFLNRFPESRFRAETDGMSQELQKKLENKAFRGARLYYDLRYYQSAVTAFTGFQQQYPASAFGEQAAFLKLSAQFDLATESVEEKQRERYLEAIAFYQNFIDAFPQSKNLKDAERMYDTARDAVAKLKPAESTAAK from the coding sequence ATGCTGTCTTTTCGCCCTACCTTCTTTGTTCTGCTGCTAAGCACGTTGCTACTCGGCTCGTGCACTGGCTACCAGAAGCTGCTCAAGAGCACCGACGTGAACAAGAAGTACGAAGCTGCTATTCAGTACTATGAGAAAGGCGACTTTTTCAAGGCTGGTACCTTGCTCGAAGAGTTGATTCCGCTGCTGAAAGGCCGCCCGGAAGCGGAAAAGGCGCAGTTCTACTTTGCCAACACCAACTTCCGCCAGCGCAACTACACGCTGAGCGCCTACTACTTTAAAACGTTCTACGAGACGTACCCGAACTCCTCGTTCGCGGAGGAAGCTGCGTTTATGCAGGCCAAGTCCTTGTTCCGGGATTCCCCGGATTTCCAGCTGGACCAAACCAACACCTACTCGGCCCTGGAAGTCATTCAGGATTTCCTGAATCGCTTCCCCGAAAGCCGCTTCCGGGCTGAAACCGACGGCATGTCGCAGGAGCTGCAGAAGAAACTGGAAAACAAGGCCTTCCGTGGCGCCCGCCTCTACTACGACCTGCGCTATTACCAGTCGGCGGTAACGGCCTTCACGGGCTTTCAGCAGCAGTACCCGGCCTCGGCCTTCGGCGAGCAGGCCGCTTTCCTCAAGCTCAGCGCTCAGTTTGACTTGGCCACGGAAAGCGTAGAGGAGAAGCAGCGCGAGCGGTACCTCGAAGCCATTGCCTTCTACCAGAATTTCATTGACGCCTTCCCGCAGAGCAAAAACCTGAAGGATGCCGAGCGTATGTACGACACGGCCCGCGACGCAGTAGCCAAGCTCAAGCCCGCGGAATCAACGGCTGCTAAGTAA
- the porD gene encoding type IX secretion system protein PorD, translating to MRNLILLPFLLLLPALLLTRSAQAQELQAEVAISTENVTIADRQLVQQMRNDMQAFLNTRSFTNQTYRPEERIRCKFFVGITEIPQNGTYRATVRVLSTRPVYGTGYETNVLSFADRGWIFNYSPQNPIDYSENTFVGNLSSLLAFYAYIIIGMDQDSFSPLSGSVYYDRARNILTNASSQNVTNEADEGWKDGNNGNRYWLLNNLQDPQLEAFRSGMYAYYRQGMDVFITKPEEARTTITTALQGVQQAVQRRPGTLLARAFFTTKADEIANIFRTSPDQQQKTQVVTILSETDPTNSAKYQAILRQP from the coding sequence ATGCGTAACCTTATCCTGCTGCCTTTTCTGCTTCTGTTACCCGCGTTGCTGCTGACCCGTTCTGCCCAAGCCCAGGAGCTGCAGGCGGAGGTAGCCATTTCGACGGAAAACGTGACCATTGCCGACCGGCAGCTGGTGCAGCAGATGCGCAACGACATGCAGGCCTTCCTGAACACCCGCTCCTTCACCAACCAAACCTACCGGCCCGAGGAGCGAATTCGGTGTAAGTTTTTCGTGGGTATCACCGAAATTCCGCAGAACGGCACCTACCGGGCTACGGTGCGCGTTTTGAGCACGCGGCCGGTGTACGGCACCGGCTACGAAACCAACGTGCTCAGCTTTGCCGATCGGGGCTGGATTTTCAACTATTCGCCCCAGAACCCGATTGACTACTCCGAGAATACCTTCGTTGGAAATTTATCGTCGTTGCTGGCCTTCTACGCCTACATCATCATTGGCATGGATCAGGACAGCTTTTCGCCCCTGAGTGGCTCTGTCTACTACGACCGAGCCCGTAATATCCTGACTAACGCCTCGTCCCAGAACGTGACCAACGAAGCCGACGAAGGCTGGAAGGACGGCAACAACGGCAACCGTTACTGGCTGCTTAACAACCTGCAGGACCCACAGCTGGAAGCCTTTCGCAGTGGCATGTACGCCTACTATCGGCAAGGCATGGACGTGTTCATTACCAAGCCCGAGGAAGCCCGCACCACCATTACTACCGCCTTACAAGGTGTGCAACAAGCCGTGCAGCGCCGGCCGGGTACGCTACTGGCCCGCGCCTTCTTCACCACCAAAGCCGACGAAATAGCCAACATCTTCCGCACCAGCCCCGATCAGCAGCAGAAGACGCAAGTGGTTACCATCCTGTCGGAAACCGATCCGACGAACTCGGCTAAGTACCAGGCAATTTTACGGCAGCCGTAA
- a CDS encoding phosphopantothenoylcysteine decarboxylase: MRVLITAGPTYEPLDPVRFIGNHSTGKMGYALAETFAAAGAVVDLISGPTSLPDPASPNIGVQRVQTADEMYAAAAALAPTANIWVFAAAVADYKPAQVAENKIKKAGDTLTLELVKNVDIAAILGKSKRPEQFSVGFALETNNERAHALEKLQRKNFDLVVLNSLRDAGAGFRHDTNKITLLEADGSVTTFELKPKTEVAHDIVQTVLARLSRHA; encoded by the coding sequence ATGCGCGTTCTGATTACTGCCGGTCCTACCTACGAACCCCTGGACCCCGTCCGCTTTATCGGGAACCACAGCACCGGTAAAATGGGCTACGCGCTGGCCGAAACCTTTGCTGCGGCCGGTGCGGTAGTAGACCTAATCAGCGGCCCTACCAGCCTACCCGACCCAGCTTCCCCAAACATTGGGGTGCAGCGCGTGCAAACGGCCGACGAGATGTACGCCGCTGCCGCTGCCCTGGCACCCACCGCCAATATCTGGGTGTTTGCAGCGGCAGTGGCAGATTATAAGCCGGCGCAGGTAGCAGAAAACAAAATCAAGAAAGCTGGCGACACGCTTACCCTGGAACTGGTGAAAAACGTGGACATTGCCGCTATCCTAGGCAAAAGCAAGCGGCCCGAACAATTTTCCGTCGGTTTTGCGTTGGAGACAAACAATGAGCGGGCGCACGCCCTGGAAAAGCTGCAGCGTAAGAACTTTGATCTGGTGGTCCTCAATTCCCTGCGCGACGCCGGGGCTGGTTTCCGCCATGACACCAATAAAATAACCCTGCTGGAAGCCGACGGAAGCGTAACTACTTTTGAGTTGAAGCCCAAAACCGAAGTAGCCCACGACATTGTGCAAACCGTTTTAGCCCGCCTGTCTCGCCATGCGTAA
- a CDS encoding flavoprotein, producing the protein MAELQGRKILLGVSGSIAAYKSAALVRLLVKAGAEVQVILTPAATAFVTPLTLATLSKNPVLQGFLKDERGGEWHNHVHLGLWADALVVAPASANTLAHLAGGLCDTLLDAVYLSARCPVFLAPAMDLDMYQHPATQANLSRLCEYGNTVWESPAGELASGLSGPGRMLEPEQIVVELAQFFS; encoded by the coding sequence ATGGCTGAACTGCAAGGACGTAAGATTCTGCTGGGCGTAAGTGGAAGCATTGCCGCCTATAAATCGGCCGCGTTGGTGCGGCTGCTGGTGAAAGCTGGGGCCGAAGTGCAGGTGATTCTGACACCTGCGGCCACGGCCTTCGTAACCCCGCTTACGCTGGCTACCTTATCGAAAAATCCGGTGCTACAAGGTTTTCTGAAGGATGAGCGGGGCGGGGAGTGGCACAACCACGTGCACCTGGGCTTGTGGGCCGATGCCCTGGTGGTAGCCCCCGCTTCAGCCAATACCTTGGCCCACCTCGCCGGCGGCCTCTGCGACACCCTGCTTGATGCCGTCTACCTCTCGGCCCGCTGCCCGGTGTTCCTGGCCCCCGCCATGGACCTTGATATGTACCAGCACCCCGCTACCCAGGCTAACCTGAGCCGCCTATGCGAGTACGGTAATACGGTATGGGAGTCGCCGGCCGGGGAACTGGCTAGTGGGCTGAGCGGTCCGGGCCGTATGCTGGAACCCGAGCAGATTGTGGTCGAGCTGGCGCAGTTTTTTAGTTAG
- the recN gene encoding DNA repair protein RecN has protein sequence MLVDLRIRNYALIEQLQLQPSALLNIITGETGAGKSIMLGAIGLLLGNRADSRMLFDTEKKCVIEGQFDISSYQLQDIFEAEDLDYDTQCILRREISPAGKSRAFVNDTPVTLETLRNIGANLMDIHSQHDTLLLGDAVFQLNLLDLYAGLVPTRAQYSNAYRQYRKLEADLKALEDQVAQANKELDYHSFLLSELEDARLDNEQQDELEQEVKELEHAEEIKFKLTSALQSLTESEYCATSAMKEAATLLGQITSYSEQARELKNRLDSCLIELHDIADEIEVVERRTEGDPARIDELQGRLNVLYNLQRKHQVRDVVALLAVRSDLRDKVGSVLNLDKQINRLRRDAEGALSAVKKQAGRLSEARRKVFPKFEKELVALLADLGMPNSRVVVQHQEGPPATSGIDVISILFTANKGAQPQTLSKAASGGEFSRLMLCIKYMLADKTALPTIVFDEIDTGISGEIAVKVGRMMQQMARKHQLITISHLPQMAAAGDAHYFVYKEDRADRTVSNIRVLNLEERIQEIAQMISGANPSQHAYQSARELLAMRGEELVG, from the coding sequence ATGCTCGTTGACCTGCGCATCCGAAACTACGCCCTAATTGAGCAGCTACAGCTGCAACCTTCGGCCCTACTCAATATTATTACCGGCGAGACTGGCGCGGGCAAGTCCATTATGCTCGGAGCCATTGGCCTGCTGCTCGGCAACCGGGCCGATTCGCGCATGCTCTTCGACACGGAAAAGAAGTGCGTGATTGAGGGCCAATTTGACATCAGCAGCTACCAACTACAGGATATCTTCGAAGCCGAAGACCTCGACTACGACACCCAGTGCATTCTGCGCCGCGAAATTAGCCCAGCCGGGAAGTCCAGGGCCTTTGTGAACGACACGCCCGTGACGCTGGAAACCCTGCGGAACATCGGGGCCAACCTTATGGACATTCACTCACAGCATGACACGCTGCTACTGGGGGATGCTGTTTTTCAACTAAACCTGCTGGACCTGTACGCTGGCCTAGTGCCTACCCGCGCCCAGTACAGCAATGCTTACCGCCAGTACCGCAAGCTGGAAGCCGACCTGAAAGCGCTGGAAGACCAGGTGGCTCAAGCCAATAAGGAGCTGGACTACCATAGCTTTCTGCTCAGTGAGTTGGAGGACGCCCGCCTCGATAATGAGCAGCAGGACGAGTTGGAGCAGGAAGTAAAAGAGCTGGAGCACGCCGAAGAAATCAAGTTCAAGCTGACTTCGGCCCTGCAGAGTCTGACGGAAAGCGAGTACTGCGCCACCAGCGCTATGAAGGAAGCTGCCACCCTGCTCGGCCAGATTACTTCTTACTCGGAGCAAGCCCGGGAGCTGAAAAACCGCCTCGACAGCTGCCTGATTGAGTTGCACGACATTGCCGACGAAATTGAGGTAGTGGAGCGCCGCACCGAAGGTGACCCCGCCCGCATTGATGAGCTACAGGGCCGTCTGAACGTGCTCTACAACTTGCAGCGCAAGCACCAGGTGCGCGACGTGGTAGCCCTGCTAGCCGTGCGCTCCGACCTGCGCGACAAGGTAGGCTCCGTCCTGAACCTAGACAAGCAAATCAACCGCCTGCGCCGCGACGCGGAAGGAGCCCTATCGGCCGTGAAAAAGCAGGCGGGCCGCCTTTCCGAGGCCCGCCGCAAGGTGTTTCCGAAGTTCGAAAAGGAACTGGTGGCTTTGCTGGCTGACCTGGGCATGCCCAACTCGCGCGTTGTGGTGCAGCACCAGGAAGGCCCGCCCGCTACCAGTGGCATTGATGTAATAAGCATCCTGTTCACGGCCAACAAAGGCGCCCAGCCTCAAACCCTGAGCAAAGCCGCATCGGGGGGTGAATTTTCGCGCCTGATGCTGTGCATCAAGTACATGCTGGCCGATAAAACTGCCCTGCCGACCATCGTATTCGATGAAATCGATACGGGCATTAGTGGCGAAATTGCCGTGAAAGTAGGCCGCATGATGCAGCAGATGGCCCGCAAGCACCAGCTCATTACCATTAGCCACCTACCCCAGATGGCTGCTGCCGGCGACGCGCACTACTTCGTGTATAAGGAAGACCGCGCCGACCGCACCGTGAGCAATATACGGGTGCTGAACCTAGAGGAGCGAATTCAGGAAATTGCCCAGATGATTTCCGGCGCCAACCCCAGCCAGCACGCCTACCAAAGCGCCCGCGAGCTGCTAGCCATGCGCGGCGAGGAATTGGTAGGGTAG
- a CDS encoding enoyl-ACP reductase FabI has translation MSNNLLAGKVGIISGALNEDSIAWKVALKAHAEGARFVLTNAPLAMRMGEINKLSEQCNAPIIPADATSMEDLEKLFSGAQEQLGGKLDFVLHSIGMSANIRKGKHYGELNYEWFQKTLDVSALSFHKMLAVAEKQDALNEWGSVVGLSYIAAQRAFLDYTDMSQAKAVLESIARSYGQRLGKLKKVRVNTISQSPTKTTAGTGISGFDAFYEYANKLSPLGNAPAEACADYCISLFSDLTRYVTMQNLMHDGGFSTTGISEEIVEAITASMSQNS, from the coding sequence ATGTCTAATAACTTACTCGCTGGCAAAGTCGGCATCATTTCGGGCGCGCTGAACGAGGATTCCATTGCCTGGAAAGTAGCCCTGAAAGCCCACGCCGAAGGGGCCCGCTTTGTGCTCACTAATGCCCCGCTGGCCATGCGCATGGGCGAAATCAACAAGCTGTCGGAGCAGTGCAACGCGCCCATCATTCCGGCCGATGCTACCTCCATGGAGGACCTGGAGAAGCTGTTTAGCGGCGCCCAAGAGCAGCTCGGCGGCAAGCTTGATTTCGTGCTACACAGCATTGGCATGAGCGCCAACATCCGCAAGGGCAAGCACTACGGCGAGCTGAACTATGAGTGGTTTCAGAAGACGCTGGACGTATCGGCCTTGTCATTTCACAAGATGCTGGCCGTAGCCGAAAAGCAGGATGCCCTGAATGAATGGGGTTCGGTAGTGGGCCTGAGCTACATTGCCGCTCAGCGCGCTTTCCTTGATTATACCGACATGTCGCAGGCCAAAGCTGTGCTGGAAAGCATTGCCCGCAGCTACGGTCAGCGCCTGGGTAAGCTCAAGAAAGTACGCGTGAACACCATCAGCCAGTCCCCCACCAAAACCACGGCCGGTACCGGCATCAGCGGCTTCGATGCCTTCTACGAGTACGCCAACAAACTTTCCCCCCTGGGTAACGCACCCGCCGAAGCATGCGCCGACTACTGCATCAGCTTGTTCTCGGACCTGACCCGCTACGTGACCATGCAGAACCTCATGCACGACGGTGGCTTCAGCACCACCGGTATTTCGGAGGAGATTGTGGAGGCCATTACCGCCAGCATGTCGCAGAACTCGTAG
- a CDS encoding OstA-like protein yields the protein MSFPKPLFLFLLLLLPTLTWAQQRPADRPGAQPTPTQGQRIELLGAGRLQGGTFNGVEIRKLIGNVSFKQGTTLLYCDSAYQYTERNALEAFSNVRIIQNDTITITGDRGTYDGDTRKARMTGNVTMRDPRMTLTTQLLDYDLNRNLAYYSTGGHLQDPENTLDSQFGYYNTQSKVFSFKRNVKLVTKENNIDTDTLQYNTISKIAYFFGPTRIRGKQGNLYAENGTYNTITKVSNFARNAKIETPNYLLGGDKIFYDEARQYGVATGHVSMTSKKDNIEIRGDVGRYWRAQGRAKVYGSRPVMRNINDKDTLYLTADTLVSLEGRPPQNKAGVIYAYRKVGIFRADLQGRCDSLTYDRQDSVIYLSHDPVLWNNKNQLTADSMQIQQRKGQIDQMRLYGHAFSIGQDTLLNFNQVKGRYMVAYFRDKSIKKIDVLGNAESLYYALEGDTAVSGVNKSVSATMALRFADSKLQTISFLTNPEASFIPPNELKPEDAKLKDFRWRPKERPTRRQTLGKHFALPVKPKKKATPKKKPAATPRKAAPPKKKAAPAAQKPVVKK from the coding sequence ATGTCGTTCCCAAAGCCTCTTTTTCTCTTTCTGCTCCTGCTGTTGCCTACCCTCACCTGGGCTCAGCAACGCCCCGCCGACCGCCCCGGCGCGCAGCCTACTCCTACACAAGGTCAGCGCATCGAGCTACTCGGCGCTGGGCGGCTGCAAGGCGGCACGTTTAACGGAGTCGAAATTCGTAAGCTGATTGGCAACGTGAGCTTCAAGCAGGGTACCACGCTGCTTTACTGTGACTCAGCCTACCAGTACACTGAGCGAAATGCGTTGGAAGCGTTCAGCAACGTGCGCATCATTCAGAACGACACCATCACGATTACCGGCGACCGGGGCACCTACGACGGCGACACCCGCAAGGCCCGCATGACCGGCAACGTGACCATGCGCGACCCGCGCATGACCCTGACTACCCAGCTGCTCGACTACGACCTGAACCGCAACTTGGCCTACTACAGCACCGGCGGCCACCTCCAGGACCCCGAAAACACGCTCGACAGTCAGTTTGGCTACTACAACACCCAGAGCAAAGTGTTTAGCTTCAAGCGCAACGTGAAGCTAGTGACCAAGGAAAACAACATCGATACGGATACGCTGCAGTACAACACCATCAGCAAAATTGCCTACTTCTTCGGGCCGACGCGCATCCGGGGTAAGCAGGGCAACCTCTACGCCGAAAACGGCACCTACAACACTATTACTAAGGTTTCCAACTTTGCCCGCAACGCCAAAATTGAAACCCCTAACTACTTGCTCGGCGGCGACAAGATTTTCTACGACGAAGCCCGGCAGTACGGCGTGGCTACCGGCCACGTTTCGATGACCTCGAAGAAGGACAACATTGAAATCCGGGGCGACGTGGGGCGTTACTGGCGCGCCCAGGGCCGGGCCAAGGTGTACGGCAGCCGCCCCGTGATGCGCAATATCAACGACAAGGACACACTCTACCTCACCGCCGATACGCTGGTAAGCCTGGAGGGCCGCCCGCCCCAGAACAAGGCCGGCGTTATCTACGCCTACCGCAAGGTGGGCATTTTCCGCGCCGATTTGCAGGGCCGTTGCGATTCACTGACCTACGACCGGCAGGACTCCGTCATCTACCTCAGCCACGACCCGGTGCTCTGGAACAACAAAAACCAGCTCACCGCCGACTCCATGCAGATTCAGCAGCGTAAGGGCCAGATTGACCAGATGCGCTTGTACGGGCACGCCTTCAGCATTGGGCAGGACACGCTGCTAAACTTCAACCAGGTGAAGGGGCGCTACATGGTGGCCTACTTCCGGGATAAGTCGATAAAAAAAATTGACGTGCTTGGCAACGCCGAGAGCCTCTACTATGCTCTTGAGGGCGACACGGCTGTATCCGGGGTCAACAAATCCGTTTCGGCGACCATGGCCCTGCGGTTTGCCGACAGCAAGCTGCAGACCATCAGCTTCCTAACCAACCCCGAAGCCAGCTTTATCCCGCCCAACGAACTTAAGCCTGAAGATGCCAAGCTGAAAGACTTCCGGTGGCGGCCCAAGGAACGCCCTACCCGCCGCCAGACGTTAGGCAAGCACTTCGCGTTGCCGGTCAAGCCCAAGAAGAAAGCAACCCCCAAAAAGAAGCCCGCCGCTACTCCCCGAAAAGCAGCGCCACCAAAGAAAAAAGCGGCGCCTGCCGCCCAAAAGCCGGTGGTGAAAAAGTAG
- a CDS encoding DNA-directed RNA polymerase subunit omega, protein MKTPNNVPASIVTRNMSDFTHETGNVYESIAIISKRANQISVKLKEELNGKLAEFATTVDNLEEVFENREQIEISKHYERLPKPTNLAVEEFLEGKVHFRTPAEEEQLPETRKAE, encoded by the coding sequence ATGAAGACTCCGAACAACGTACCCGCTTCTATCGTGACCCGCAACATGTCGGACTTCACCCACGAGACTGGCAACGTGTATGAGAGCATTGCCATCATCTCGAAGCGCGCCAACCAGATTTCCGTGAAGCTGAAAGAGGAGCTGAACGGCAAGCTGGCCGAGTTTGCTACCACCGTCGACAACCTCGAAGAAGTGTTCGAAAACCGCGAGCAAATCGAAATTTCGAAGCACTACGAGCGTCTGCCCAAGCCTACCAACCTGGCCGTTGAGGAGTTCCTGGAAGGCAAAGTGCACTTCCGCACGCCCGCCGAAGAAGAGCAGCTGCCCGAGACCCGCAAGGCCGAGTAG
- a CDS encoding DUF3885 domain-containing protein, whose translation MTSALTRFLQQHYPSLTTAKPLFDCWLISLRFNLQKDTLSTSDEAYFQEVVHRASLLFRAVFAPDEPALLVYEQWRSKRHRIRSSNYLLRQLPVSQTAIHFQRITNPYSDTLKWMRMHFPTISQIPYTEILAAISNQDFGRRPALHGRLFFLNQRTGLAFHMYDDRGLDIIGPDVASLRYLYEEFNELILDYDRPHIDALFAT comes from the coding sequence ATGACCTCAGCCTTAACCCGCTTTCTACAGCAGCATTATCCAAGCCTGACAACAGCCAAGCCTTTATTCGACTGCTGGCTTATCTCACTCCGATTTAACTTACAAAAGGACACCCTTTCTACTTCTGATGAGGCTTACTTCCAAGAGGTAGTTCATAGAGCTTCTTTGTTATTCCGAGCCGTTTTTGCGCCCGATGAGCCTGCTTTGCTTGTATATGAGCAATGGAGGTCCAAACGGCATCGGATTAGAAGCAGCAATTATTTGCTGCGTCAACTTCCGGTTTCCCAAACAGCTATCCACTTTCAGCGAATAACCAACCCCTATTCAGATACCCTGAAATGGATGAGAATGCACTTTCCCACCATTTCACAAATACCTTACACTGAAATTTTAGCTGCTATCAGTAACCAAGATTTTGGAAGAAGGCCCGCCCTCCATGGCCGCCTATTCTTTCTCAATCAACGCACGGGTCTTGCGTTTCACATGTACGACGATCGGGGATTGGACATCATCGGCCCTGACGTAGCATCTCTTCGCTACCTATATGAGGAGTTTAATGAGTTGATACTGGACTACGACCGGCCACATATTGACGCATTATTTGCTACATAA
- the tilS gene encoding tRNA lysidine(34) synthetase TilS → MLDRIQAYIQEHALFSPTDKLLVAVSGGLDSVVLAHVLHKLGVEFAVAHCHFGLRAEEADADEEFVRKLAGQYKVPYFVEFFQTKQFAEQEGISTQMAARTLRYEWFERIRQTQGLDYIATAHHQRDTAETMLLNLTHGTGLAGLHGIRPKAGYLVRPLLAVSKPDLYDYVVENRLVWREDASNDSPVYQRNRLRLEVLPVLRDINPNLDQTLSITAERVGGAEEIVRRYVEETAAQARRDEPEATYLDIRMLQKTAATTVVLHELLRPFGFSYLVVKDIVLSFGAESGRRFESPTHRLVKDREQLVITPRTLTKFGTHQLQAGQEALKIDGLHLRTELVEIPEGYEVPRGKAVAALDADALKFPLTVRAWQEGDWFMPIGMKGKKKLSDFLIDQKVPLNLKDNVQVLVSADGKIAWVIGFRPDDRFKVTEETERVLVVKRM, encoded by the coding sequence ATGCTCGACCGAATTCAAGCCTATATTCAGGAACACGCCCTCTTCTCCCCCACCGATAAGCTGCTGGTAGCCGTCAGCGGCGGCCTCGATTCGGTGGTCTTGGCCCACGTGCTGCACAAGCTGGGCGTGGAGTTTGCCGTGGCTCACTGCCACTTCGGGCTGCGGGCCGAGGAGGCAGATGCTGATGAGGAATTCGTGCGCAAGCTAGCGGGGCAGTACAAGGTGCCCTACTTCGTGGAGTTCTTCCAGACCAAGCAATTTGCTGAGCAGGAAGGCATTTCGACCCAGATGGCCGCCCGCACCCTGCGCTACGAGTGGTTTGAGCGCATCCGCCAGACCCAGGGCCTCGACTACATTGCTACCGCCCACCACCAGCGCGACACGGCCGAGACCATGCTGCTCAACCTCACTCACGGCACCGGCCTGGCTGGCCTGCACGGCATCCGGCCCAAAGCCGGCTACCTCGTGCGGCCCCTGCTGGCCGTAAGCAAGCCCGACCTGTACGATTACGTGGTAGAAAACCGCTTGGTCTGGCGTGAGGACGCTAGTAACGACTCGCCCGTGTACCAGCGCAACCGCCTGCGCCTGGAAGTACTACCCGTGCTGCGCGACATCAACCCCAACCTTGATCAGACCCTGAGCATCACGGCCGAGCGCGTGGGCGGGGCCGAGGAAATTGTGCGCCGCTACGTGGAGGAAACCGCCGCCCAAGCCCGCCGCGACGAGCCCGAGGCGACCTATCTTGACATCCGGATGCTGCAAAAAACGGCCGCTACCACCGTGGTGCTGCACGAGTTGCTCCGGCCCTTCGGCTTTTCCTACCTCGTGGTAAAGGATATTGTGCTGAGCTTCGGGGCCGAATCGGGCCGCCGCTTTGAGTCGCCAACGCACCGGCTGGTCAAGGACCGGGAGCAGCTGGTCATTACCCCGCGTACGCTCACCAAATTTGGCACTCACCAACTGCAAGCCGGCCAGGAAGCCCTTAAGATAGACGGCCTGCACCTGCGCACCGAGCTGGTGGAAATACCCGAAGGCTACGAGGTGCCCCGGGGCAAGGCCGTAGCCGCGCTGGACGCCGATGCCCTGAAGTTCCCGCTCACGGTGCGGGCCTGGCAGGAAGGCGACTGGTTTATGCCCATCGGCATGAAGGGCAAGAAAAAGCTCTCCGATTTCCTCATTGACCAGAAAGTACCCCTCAACCTCAAGGACAACGTGCAGGTACTAGTATCGGCCGATGGCAAAATTGCCTGGGTTATCGGCTTCCGCCCCGATGACCGGTTCAAGGTAACCGAAGAAACCGAGCGGGTACTGGTGGTGAAGCGCATGTAG